One Anaerohalosphaeraceae bacterium DNA segment encodes these proteins:
- the cysK gene encoding cysteine synthase A: MGRIYEDITKTVGRTPLVRLNRMVGPYGTVLAKMESFNPCHSVKDRIAVSMIQAAEEKGLLNQDTTLIEPTSGNTGIGLAFVCAARGYKLILTMPESMSIERRKLLAMLGAQIVLTPASLGMSGAIQEAKRLKETIPNSLILQQFQNPANPEIHRRTTAEEIWEDTGGKVDILVSGVGTGGTITGCGEVLKKRNPNLKVIAVEPADSPVLSGGKPGPHKIQGIGAGFVPDVLNTKIYDQVITVTNEQAFAASRLLARMEGILAGISAGAACHVAVELSKQKENDGKTIVFIMCDTGERYLSTDLYAQL; encoded by the coding sequence ATGGGCCGAATTTATGAAGATATTACAAAAACAGTCGGTCGCACTCCTCTTGTCCGGTTGAATCGAATGGTCGGACCGTATGGAACTGTCCTGGCCAAGATGGAGTCCTTCAACCCCTGCCACAGTGTCAAAGACAGAATTGCCGTATCGATGATTCAGGCGGCGGAGGAAAAAGGACTCCTGAATCAGGATACGACTCTGATTGAGCCCACAAGCGGAAATACCGGTATCGGCTTGGCGTTCGTCTGTGCAGCTCGGGGATATAAACTGATTCTGACTATGCCGGAATCGATGAGCATCGAGCGGCGGAAACTGTTGGCAATGCTGGGGGCGCAGATTGTTCTGACCCCGGCTTCTCTGGGTATGTCCGGCGCCATCCAGGAAGCCAAACGGCTGAAGGAGACGATTCCGAATTCTCTGATTCTCCAGCAGTTCCAGAATCCGGCCAATCCGGAGATTCACCGCCGGACGACGGCTGAGGAAATTTGGGAGGATACCGGCGGCAAAGTCGATATTCTGGTGTCCGGTGTCGGGACCGGCGGGACGATTACCGGATGCGGCGAAGTGCTCAAAAAGAGAAATCCGAATTTGAAAGTGATAGCCGTAGAACCGGCCGATTCCCCCGTTCTTTCCGGCGGAAAGCCGGGGCCCCATAAGATTCAGGGAATTGGGGCCGGGTTTGTTCCGGATGTCCTGAATACAAAAATCTATGATCAGGTGATAACTGTTACCAATGAGCAGGCCTTTGCCGCCTCACGTCTGCTGGCCCGTATGGAGGGAATTTTGGCCGGCATCAGTGCCGGAGCGGCCTGCCATGTTGCCGTAGAGTTGTCCAAACAAAAGGAAAATGACGGCAAGACAATCGTTTTCATTATGTGCGATACCGGAGAACGGTATCTGTCCACGGATTTATATGCTCAGCTTTGA
- a CDS encoding Rrf2 family transcriptional regulator, giving the protein MKLSSRTRYGIRAMLELALEYGKRPLQIKSIADREDISNKYLEQLIAMLKSAGLVRSVRGPRGGYMLAKPPQEILLKDIFVTLEGPISSVDCLEHSQFTPYCTDCATRQIWNEIQSAISKVLSSRTLKDLIDQTNQDKDAKNFQI; this is encoded by the coding sequence ATGAAACTGTCGTCGCGGACAAGGTATGGGATTCGGGCGATGCTCGAATTGGCTCTCGAGTACGGCAAAAGACCCCTGCAGATTAAGTCGATTGCAGACCGAGAAGACATTTCGAACAAATATCTCGAGCAGCTGATTGCGATGCTCAAGAGCGCCGGCCTGGTGCGGAGTGTACGAGGTCCCAGAGGCGGCTATATGCTGGCCAAACCGCCGCAGGAAATTCTTCTAAAGGATATTTTTGTTACGCTGGAGGGCCCGATTTCTTCGGTGGACTGTCTGGAACATTCTCAATTTACTCCCTACTGTACGGATTGTGCGACACGGCAAATCTGGAATGAGATTCAAAGTGCCATCAGCAAAGTTTTATCGTCCCGCACTCTGAAAGATTTGATTGACCAGACGAATCAAGACAAGGACGCAAAAAATTTCCAAATCTAA
- the xth gene encoding exodeoxyribonuclease III yields MKIGRKKRSERQIMKIATYNVNSIRSRIQLVKDWLKKHKPDVLCIQETKVQDEEFPLQEFKDFRYEIIIRGQKKYNGVAIFSRFPLEDIEQELPGDPLGEARFLKVRIGKIVILNTYIPQGQEVGTEKFHYKLKYFHLLKSYFSSHFHPQKDFVVWCGDMNAALEPIDVYDPKGLWGHVCYCREVKEAFEDTLNWGFIDLFRRHHPEPGHYTFWDYRIPNAFKRNLGWRLDYILATEPLAKTCTDCWIDLEARKAEKPSDHTVLAAEFAL; encoded by the coding sequence TTGAAGATTGGAAGGAAGAAACGCTCCGAAAGACAGATTATGAAAATCGCCACATACAACGTCAATTCCATCCGAAGCCGAATCCAGTTAGTGAAAGACTGGCTCAAAAAACACAAACCGGATGTTCTCTGCATCCAGGAAACCAAAGTACAGGATGAGGAATTTCCCCTCCAAGAGTTCAAAGATTTCCGATATGAAATCATAATTCGCGGGCAAAAGAAGTACAACGGTGTCGCCATTTTCAGCCGATTTCCTTTAGAGGACATTGAACAGGAGCTGCCGGGCGACCCGCTCGGCGAGGCCCGTTTTTTGAAAGTCAGAATCGGCAAAATCGTGATTTTGAACACCTATATCCCTCAAGGCCAGGAAGTCGGAACAGAAAAGTTTCATTATAAATTAAAGTATTTTCATCTCCTGAAATCGTATTTTTCCTCCCATTTTCATCCCCAAAAAGATTTCGTCGTCTGGTGCGGCGATATGAATGCCGCCCTTGAACCCATAGACGTTTACGACCCAAAAGGGCTTTGGGGGCATGTTTGTTACTGCCGAGAGGTCAAAGAGGCGTTTGAAGACACCTTAAATTGGGGCTTTATAGACCTGTTTCGTCGCCATCATCCCGAACCCGGACATTATACATTTTGGGACTATCGGATACCGAATGCATTCAAACGGAATTTAGGATGGCGTCTCGATTACATTTTGGCAACCGAACCCCTTGCTAAAACCTGTACAGATTGCTGGATTGATTTGGAAGCGAGGAAGGCAGAAAAACCGAGTGATCATACGGTCCTGGCTGCCGAATTTGCCTTGTAA